One genomic segment of Methanothermococcus okinawensis IH1 includes these proteins:
- a CDS encoding DHH family phosphoesterase, whose product MIDKCPICKGTGKKIVGYKPCPECEGTGYIEEFNTKSQFKGAPKKSKYDLDVAEVPCPNCKGTGKIPEYDTCDYCGGSGKIVKCDKCGKYIGKYPQDKDKTLCDKCRKEEEEKKKNLKTVYILDNLCGMNDLEEGKFYKGKVSRTEKYGVFISLNEQTRGLLRAREMVGKRLGDFKIGDEVVVQVSELKPQKREVDFRYIPIANYKIEKLEKSIPLTTIKEITDKGILEMRDEVVHIQGEIIQITQTPGPTIFTITDGTDTAWIAAFEVAGLRTHPEIMVGDIVDVVGTVSIRDGKLQIERIKLVKLEGEEADIVKEKIERELDKKSEPYSDIEFLVDSPILEKLRPKMTDVAKRIRRAILDGKPVIIRHHADTDGYCAGIALEKAILPILNEFSIDNDAQWHYFRRSPSKAPFYELEDITKDLVFSLEDKLRFGQKMPLVVLTDNGSTNEDIPAISQAEAYDVDVVVVDHHYPGEVVDGKVEVDEYVRAHVNPYLVGGDSNLTAGVLATEVARMINKDITDEIKHLPGIAVVGDHAKGKEVEDYIKIALEDLTECSKKYGSGKEYTREDLDKIGLCMDFEAFYLRFMNGRGIVEDILGINKKEFHRHEKLIDILYNRAMQMVDRQMKAVIPAIKTEKLDNGIILNTLDVEKYAHKFTFPAPGKTCGFAHDSIVQKYGEETPIITIAYGPDFGVVRATDAVSERFNFNLNIIIEQLIKEIPEASLDGGGHECAGSLKFVEGLREKVLSKFIEIIKEMKY is encoded by the coding sequence ATGATAGATAAATGTCCAATTTGTAAAGGAACAGGAAAAAAAATTGTTGGCTATAAACCATGTCCTGAATGTGAGGGAACAGGATATATTGAAGAATTCAATACAAAATCTCAGTTTAAAGGAGCTCCTAAAAAATCCAAATACGATTTGGATGTTGCAGAAGTGCCGTGCCCAAACTGCAAAGGAACAGGAAAGATTCCAGAATATGATACCTGTGATTATTGTGGAGGAAGCGGAAAAATCGTAAAATGCGATAAATGCGGAAAATATATTGGAAAATATCCACAGGATAAGGACAAAACATTGTGCGATAAATGTAGAAAAGAGGAGGAAGAAAAAAAGAAAAACTTGAAAACAGTCTATATATTGGATAATCTATGTGGAATGAATGATTTGGAAGAAGGTAAATTTTACAAAGGTAAAGTATCAAGAACTGAGAAATACGGTGTTTTTATTTCATTAAACGAGCAAACAAGAGGATTGTTGAGAGCTCGTGAAATGGTAGGAAAAAGATTAGGGGACTTTAAGATAGGGGATGAAGTTGTCGTGCAGGTATCTGAATTAAAACCACAAAAGAGGGAAGTGGATTTTAGATATATTCCAATTGCAAACTATAAAATTGAAAAACTTGAAAAGAGCATCCCATTAACAACAATAAAGGAAATCACCGATAAAGGCATACTTGAAATGAGGGATGAAGTGGTCCATATTCAAGGGGAAATTATTCAAATCACTCAAACGCCAGGTCCAACAATATTTACCATTACCGATGGAACAGATACGGCATGGATAGCAGCATTTGAAGTTGCAGGTTTAAGAACTCACCCTGAAATAATGGTAGGGGATATTGTAGATGTGGTAGGAACTGTTTCCATAAGAGATGGAAAACTTCAAATTGAACGAATAAAATTAGTAAAACTGGAAGGGGAAGAGGCAGACATAGTAAAAGAAAAGATAGAAAGAGAATTGGATAAAAAATCAGAACCATATAGTGATATAGAATTCCTTGTGGATAGTCCAATACTTGAAAAATTGAGACCTAAAATGACTGATGTGGCAAAAAGGATAAGAAGGGCAATATTAGATGGCAAACCTGTAATTATAAGGCATCATGCAGATACCGACGGTTACTGTGCAGGTATAGCACTTGAAAAAGCCATACTACCCATATTAAACGAATTTTCAATAGATAATGATGCACAATGGCATTATTTTAGGAGAAGTCCATCTAAGGCACCATTTTATGAATTGGAAGATATTACAAAAGATTTAGTATTTTCATTGGAGGATAAATTAAGGTTTGGTCAAAAGATGCCATTGGTTGTATTAACGGATAATGGAAGCACCAATGAGGATATACCTGCAATATCTCAGGCTGAGGCTTACGATGTAGATGTTGTTGTTGTAGATCACCACTATCCAGGAGAGGTGGTAGATGGTAAAGTGGAAGTGGATGAATATGTAAGAGCTCATGTAAATCCATACCTTGTTGGTGGTGATAGTAATTTAACCGCAGGGGTTTTAGCAACAGAAGTTGCAAGGATGATAAATAAAGATATTACTGATGAAATAAAGCATCTTCCAGGTATAGCTGTGGTTGGAGACCATGCAAAAGGAAAAGAAGTAGAAGATTATATAAAAATAGCATTGGAAGATTTAACAGAATGTAGTAAAAAATACGGTAGTGGAAAAGAATATACAAGAGAGGATTTAGATAAAATTGGATTATGCATGGATTTTGAGGCATTTTATTTAAGGTTTATGAATGGAAGGGGTATTGTAGAGGATATACTTGGAATAAATAAAAAGGAATTTCATAGGCATGAAAAACTAATTGATATATTATACAATAGGGCAATGCAAATGGTAGATAGGCAAATGAAAGCCGTAATTCCTGCCATAAAAACCGAAAAACTTGATAATGGAATAATACTAAATACATTGGATGTAGAAAAATATGCCCATAAATTTACATTTCCAGCACCCGGAAAAACATGTGGCTTTGCCCATGATTCCATAGTTCAAAAATATGGGGAAGAAACACCAATAATAACAATAGCTTATGGTCCGGATTTTGGTGTTGTTAGGGCAACTGATGCAGTTAGCGAAAGATTTAATTTCAACCTAAATATTATAATAGAGCAGCTTATAAAAGAGATTCCAGAGGCTTCCTTAGATGGGGGAGGTCACGAGTGCGCTGGAAGTTTAAAGTTTGTTGAAGGATTAAGAGAAAAAGTATTAAGTAAATTTATAGAAATCATTAAAGAAATGAAATATTAG
- a CDS encoding DUF128 domain-containing protein, whose amino-acid sequence MTNNLDEKLVEILSILSEYDEPVGAKTIANELKRRGYEIGERAVRYHLQLLDEKNLTEKFGYSGRAITKKGLEELRKANISYRIGSVFSQIMEKVYLSNFPTKVIINKTVFEGDYDIIRDLVLKVVDSGFSIGDYVNIRKDSENPNLVDIETLCSITFDNFLLKNGILSMPKYGGIVKFEDYEPVYFEGVIDFRKSSIDPLEAFITRGKTDVLGIIENGEGYLPANFRIIPSSVMEKFENLLKRDLLNGVLSYGEDNVLGLSLNEGEIGVALVGGLSPICPAVEKGYPVKINAATTLMDLSLMEKRNKKYLHPINKKGKVKIMPVLSKMLSMLHKVNYDMESERGNVLVNTAYINRKYEEEVLDALKECHKSKTVISDRIGMEIKGDKIIINTLCSSTIDGIFVKYGVPIIPYYGGVLELGKNRFIDIISYEGTSLDPHEVFFNRVDGKKTILSGVRKVPMAARDSLINIAEKLNWPGILEIGKPNNDICGIKVEKGMFGFVSLGGINPFVIIKNKGIPIEIEALHGIKEYSELVPLKEL is encoded by the coding sequence TTGACTAACAATTTAGACGAAAAACTTGTTGAGATTTTAAGCATACTTTCAGAATATGATGAACCAGTTGGTGCTAAAACCATAGCAAACGAACTTAAAAGGCGAGGTTATGAGATAGGGGAGCGAGCAGTTAGGTATCACCTTCAATTACTTGATGAAAAAAACCTAACTGAAAAATTTGGGTATTCTGGAAGAGCTATTACTAAAAAGGGACTAGAAGAACTTAGAAAGGCGAATATATCATATAGAATTGGTTCTGTATTTTCTCAAATTATGGAGAAAGTATATTTATCAAATTTTCCAACGAAAGTTATCATAAATAAAACAGTTTTTGAAGGAGATTATGATATAATAAGGGACTTAGTATTAAAAGTAGTAGATAGTGGTTTTTCTATTGGAGATTATGTAAATATCAGAAAAGATAGCGAAAATCCAAACTTAGTAGATATAGAAACATTGTGTTCCATTACATTTGACAATTTTTTGTTAAAAAATGGTATACTTTCAATGCCAAAATATGGGGGCATTGTTAAATTTGAAGACTATGAACCAGTTTATTTTGAAGGGGTGATAGATTTTAGAAAATCATCCATAGACCCATTAGAAGCCTTTATTACTCGTGGAAAAACTGATGTATTGGGCATAATAGAAAATGGAGAAGGGTATTTACCTGCCAATTTTAGAATAATTCCGAGCTCAGTAATGGAAAAATTTGAAAACCTATTAAAGAGAGATTTATTAAACGGTGTTTTAAGTTATGGTGAAGACAATGTATTGGGACTCAGTTTAAACGAAGGAGAAATCGGTGTTGCCCTTGTTGGTGGATTATCCCCAATATGTCCTGCCGTTGAAAAAGGTTATCCTGTAAAGATTAATGCAGCTACAACTTTAATGGATTTGTCGCTTATGGAAAAGAGAAATAAAAAATATCTTCATCCAATAAATAAAAAAGGGAAAGTTAAAATAATGCCTGTTTTATCAAAGATGTTATCTATGTTACATAAAGTAAATTACGATATGGAAAGTGAAAGAGGAAATGTGCTTGTAAATACAGCTTATATTAATAGAAAATATGAAGAGGAGGTTTTAGATGCATTGAAAGAATGTCATAAATCTAAAACCGTAATATCCGATAGAATTGGGATGGAAATAAAAGGCGATAAAATAATAATAAATACATTATGCTCCTCAACAATAGATGGTATTTTCGTAAAATATGGTGTTCCAATTATACCATATTACGGAGGTGTTTTAGAGCTCGGCAAAAATAGATTCATCGATATAATTTCCTACGAGGGAACATCATTAGACCCCCATGAGGTATTTTTTAATAGAGTGGATGGTAAAAAAACAATTTTGTCGGGAGTAAGAAAAGTTCCAATGGCTGCAAGGGATAGTTTAATTAACATCGCTGAAAAACTTAATTGGCCAGGAATACTTGAAATAGGAAAACCAAACAATGATATTTGTGGAATAAAAGTTGAAAAAGGCATGTTTGGATTTGTAAGTCTTGGGGGAATAAATCCATTTGTTATAATAAAAAATAAGGGTATTCCTATCGAAATCGAAGCACTTCACGGTATAAAAGAATATTCAGAATTAGTTCCATTGAAAGAACTATAA
- a CDS encoding CARDB domain-containing protein: MIKLCHKRGQISIELILLMLVVVIGAAVVATEMSKVKLSGGTNAANEVKYAASVAFANGHVSNNGTSGGTTNTTGNNNTNTNPTNTNNNKPDLVGALEVGNTVIHNNSCSCHHNTVIHNNSCSCHHNTVIHNNSCSCHHNTVIHNNSCSCHHNTVIHNNSCSCHHNTVIHNNSCSCHHNTVIHNNIYMVNIIVSNIGNENTNKSFVVTLKDNGNLIGEDTINGLNASESKIVSFNWYPGSIGEHHLVSYVDANDDIDESNESNNIDSKTVNAIGYNSTSITNVNISGGSRISPTSSGRNNELTITEINGTIYNLYNGDNNKGNKGNNGKKGLIDQNGGIVYLNETNSHSGKATSIIYRWIGSDSSLIIDGVDASALKEHKITIIASKDNPINYTITHKGNNNGMGHFYLSFNATHANITIEEGHSKTNIIDAIISTIENIINSISSSI; this comes from the coding sequence ATGATTAAACTTTGCCATAAAAGAGGACAGATATCCATAGAATTAATATTGCTAATGTTGGTCGTTGTAATAGGAGCTGCGGTTGTAGCTACTGAAATGAGTAAGGTTAAACTAAGTGGGGGAACTAATGCCGCAAATGAGGTTAAATATGCAGCATCCGTAGCATTTGCTAATGGACATGTTTCTAATAATGGAACCAGTGGTGGGACTACTAATACAACGGGAAATAATAATACGAATACTAACCCAACCAATACAAATAACAATAAACCTGATTTAGTAGGGGCTCTTGAAGTTGGAAATACAGTCATACACAATAATTCATGCAGTTGTCATCACAATACAGTCATACACAATAATTCATGCAGTTGTCATCACAATACAGTCATACACAATAATTCATGCAGTTGTCATCACAATACAGTCATACACAATAATTCATGCAGTTGTCATCACAATACAGTCATACACAATAATTCATGCAGTTGTCATCACAATACAGTCATACACAATAATTCATGCAGTTGTCATCACAATACAGTCATACACAATAATATATATATGGTTAATATAATTGTTTCAAATATTGGAAATGAAAATACAAATAAATCATTTGTTGTTACATTAAAAGATAATGGTAATTTAATAGGCGAAGATACAATAAATGGATTAAATGCCAGTGAGTCTAAAATAGTTTCATTTAATTGGTATCCTGGTAGTATTGGGGAACATCATTTAGTATCTTATGTGGATGCAAATGATGATATTGATGAATCAAATGAAAGTAATAATATAGATTCAAAAACTGTTAATGCTATTGGTTATAATTCAACAAGTATAACTAATGTAAATATATCCGGAGGTTCAAGGATTAGTCCAACATCCAGCGGTAGAAATAATGAATTAACAATTACTGAAATAAATGGTACTATATATAATCTTTATAATGGTGACAATAATAAAGGTAATAAAGGTAATAACGGTAAGAAAGGATTGATAGACCAGAATGGTGGTATAGTATATCTAAATGAAACGAACTCCCATTCAGGGAAAGCCACATCAATCATATACCGATGGATAGGAAGTGATTCATCACTTATAATTGATGGGGTAGATGCATCAGCTTTAAAAGAGCATAAAATAACTATTATTGCAAGCAAGGATAATCCTATAAACTATACAATAACACATAAAGGAAATAATAATGGAATGGGTCATTTCTACCTATCCTTTAATGCAACACATGCTAATATAACAATTGAAGAAGGCCATAGTAAAACCAATATTATTGACGCTATAATATCAACAATTGAAAATATCATAAACTCCATATCTTCTTCCATTTAA
- the cobK gene encoding precorrin-6A reductase yields the protein MNVLIMGGTSDANKISEELKKLNNIYTVITTTTNHGSELARKHANKVISRQDNKETFEDIIKNNNISILIDATHPFAINASKRALQVSKDLNIPYIRYERPQKFYENAIYVKDFKEASRRALEISKKNIMYLAGIKNLKNVVEIIGKDRLIARVLPISVNEALNILPSKNIIGMQGIFSKELNRYLIMDYNCDVIITKDSGDSGGLNEKVMGAIEANATPIIVERPKLYYPLMFDNINDLLNYILNYIKSNDNTSK from the coding sequence ATGAATGTATTAATAATGGGCGGAACAAGCGACGCTAATAAAATATCGGAAGAACTAAAAAAACTAAATAATATTTACACAGTAATAACTACAACTACAAATCACGGCAGTGAATTGGCAAGGAAACATGCCAATAAGGTGATTTCAAGGCAAGATAACAAAGAAACCTTTGAAGACATAATTAAAAACAATAACATATCTATTCTAATAGATGCTACCCACCCCTTTGCTATAAATGCCTCCAAGAGAGCTCTGCAAGTTTCGAAAGATTTAAATATTCCATACATTCGATATGAACGACCTCAAAAATTTTATGAAAATGCCATATATGTTAAAGATTTTAAAGAGGCTTCAAGGCGAGCTCTTGAAATTAGTAAAAAAAATATAATGTATTTGGCAGGCATAAAAAATTTAAAAAATGTTGTTGAAATAATTGGAAAGGATAGGTTAATAGCAAGAGTGCTTCCTATATCTGTAAATGAAGCCTTGAATATATTGCCATCAAAAAATATAATAGGTATGCAGGGAATATTTTCAAAAGAGTTAAATAGATATTTAATAATGGATTACAACTGCGATGTAATAATCACAAAGGATAGCGGAGATAGTGGCGGACTAAATGAAAAGGTAATGGGAGCTATTGAAGCAAATGCAACTCCAATAATTGTGGAAAGGCCTAAATTATACTATCCATTAATGTTTGATAATATAAACGATTTATTAAATTATATATTGAATTATATTAAATCTAACGATAATACATCTAAATAA
- a CDS encoding TIGR00288 family NYN domain-containing protein — protein sequence MWEKLSNLKKFYVKKSSKRGNNRMALLVDGPNMLRKEFNIDLDKIREVLDEFGTIVIGRVYLNQYASDKLIEAIANQGFEPRISAGDVDVEMAVEGTELIFNNNIDTIVYMTRDADFLPAIRKAKEHGKKIIVIGAEPGFSTAIQNIADHVIKIEEDFELDREKLEQKKKDKKNLGDKKEKMEKEMEDKIDIENEMEKGEDYTKQKDGKKRTIKS from the coding sequence ATGTGGGAGAAATTAAGCAATTTGAAAAAATTTTATGTAAAAAAAAGTAGTAAAAGAGGAAATAATAGGATGGCACTTTTAGTAGATGGTCCAAATATGTTAAGAAAAGAGTTTAATATAGATTTAGACAAAATAAGAGAAGTTTTAGATGAATTTGGAACTATTGTAATTGGGAGGGTATATTTAAATCAATATGCATCTGATAAATTAATTGAAGCTATTGCAAATCAAGGTTTTGAACCAAGAATCTCAGCCGGAGATGTTGATGTGGAGATGGCTGTTGAAGGAACTGAGCTCATATTTAACAATAACATTGATACTATTGTTTATATGACAAGAGATGCGGATTTCCTCCCTGCAATTCGAAAGGCTAAGGAACATGGGAAAAAGATTATAGTAATTGGAGCAGAACCTGGATTTAGCACGGCAATTCAAAACATAGCAGACCATGTAATTAAAATAGAAGAAGATTTTGAGTTAGATAGGGAGAAATTAGAACAAAAAAAGAAAGACAAAAAGAATTTAGGCGATAAAAAAGAAAAGATGGAAAAAGAAATGGAAGATAAAATAGACATAGAAAATGAAATGGAAAAAGGAGAAGATTATACTAAACAAAAAGATGGAAAAAAAAGAACAATTAAATCATGA
- the surE gene encoding 5'/3'-nucleotidase SurE: MVDILLVNDDGIYSNALLVLKSVLKEELDANVIIVAPTNQQSGVGRAISLFEPLRMTKTKLSNGDYGYAVSGTPTDCVILGIYKILKKIPDMVISGINVGENLGTEITTSGTLGAAFEGAHHGAKSLACSLQITADHLKFREGETPVDFITPSKITAKIVKKYLDGNFPCDVINLNIPENADEKTPIEITKLAKKMYTTHVEERIDPRGRAYYWIDGYPIMEEEEGTDVYVLRKKGYVSLTPLTLNTTIKNLDEFKNKYEKLLNY, encoded by the coding sequence ATGGTAGATATTCTTTTGGTAAATGATGATGGGATATATTCAAATGCTCTATTGGTGTTAAAATCTGTTTTAAAGGAGGAGTTGGATGCCAATGTTATAATTGTAGCTCCTACAAACCAACAAAGTGGGGTTGGAAGGGCTATTAGTTTGTTTGAACCTTTAAGGATGACTAAGACAAAACTTTCTAATGGAGATTATGGTTATGCAGTTTCTGGAACTCCTACGGATTGCGTAATATTGGGGATTTATAAAATTTTGAAAAAGATTCCCGATATGGTTATTTCTGGCATAAATGTAGGCGAGAATTTAGGAACTGAAATAACAACTTCTGGAACACTTGGGGCAGCATTTGAAGGAGCCCATCATGGAGCAAAATCCCTTGCATGTTCATTGCAAATCACCGCAGACCACTTGAAATTTAGGGAGGGGGAGACACCAGTAGATTTTATTACGCCTTCAAAAATTACAGCTAAAATTGTTAAGAAATATCTCGATGGCAATTTTCCCTGTGATGTGATTAATTTGAATATCCCTGAGAATGCCGATGAAAAAACACCCATAGAAATTACAAAATTGGCAAAAAAGATGTACACCACCCATGTGGAAGAAAGAATTGACCCAAGAGGGAGGGCTTATTACTGGATAGATGGTTATCCAATAATGGAAGAGGAAGAAGGCACAGATGTATATGTTTTGAGAAAAAAAGGATATGTATCATTAACACCTCTTACCTTAAATACTACCATAAAAAATTTAGATGAATTTAAAAATAAATATGAAAAGCTATTAAACTATTAA
- a CDS encoding DUF7839 domain-containing protein: protein MKKRNITEFQILSEIVRKQPHVKQKEIAEVLGITVQGVSEHIRNLLKKNYIKSRGRGEYVLTDTGMRALKTWISEFKNYLNDVNQDIYRYKEIWPAIAYEDLKEGDEVYLFMKKGNLYASKFNKTESTAKVVEGGKEGEDIAITDIKGIIDIKKGKVIILKIPPKVKGGSKNVDYDLIKKILDDNKDAVIASMGTISYVVSNKLGIKPDIRFAVPEGVVSACNRGCDVIGFITGKMTEKIVKILDKNKISYTVLDTAKNTDE, encoded by the coding sequence ATGAAAAAGAGGAATATTACTGAATTTCAAATACTTTCTGAAATCGTAAGAAAACAGCCCCATGTAAAACAGAAAGAAATAGCAGAAGTTTTAGGCATAACTGTTCAAGGCGTTTCCGAACATATAAGAAACCTATTAAAGAAGAATTATATCAAATCAAGAGGTCGAGGGGAGTATGTCCTTACAGATACAGGAATGAGAGCTTTAAAAACCTGGATTTCTGAATTTAAGAATTATTTAAATGATGTAAATCAGGATATATATAGATATAAAGAAATATGGCCTGCTATTGCTTATGAGGATTTAAAAGAAGGGGATGAGGTATATCTATTTATGAAAAAAGGGAATTTATATGCCTCAAAATTTAATAAAACAGAATCAACCGCAAAAGTTGTTGAAGGTGGTAAAGAGGGGGAAGATATAGCCATAACAGATATAAAAGGAATAATAGATATAAAAAAAGGAAAAGTTATAATATTAAAGATTCCTCCAAAAGTTAAAGGAGGTTCTAAGAATGTCGATTATGATTTGATTAAAAAGATACTTGATGATAATAAGGATGCAGTAATAGCAAGTATGGGGACCATATCCTATGTGGTATCTAACAAATTGGGTATTAAGCCAGATATAAGATTTGCAGTTCCAGAGGGGGTTGTAAGTGCCTGCAATAGAGGGTGTGATGTTATAGGTTTTATTACTGGAAAAATGACCGAAAAAATTGTGAAGATATTGGATAAAAATAAAATAAGTTATACAGTGTTAGATACTGCAAAAAATACGGATGAATAA
- the fhcD gene encoding formylmethanofuran--tetrahydromethanopterin N-formyltransferase, which yields MEINGVFIEDTFAEAFPIWVSRVLITAATERLAKIAATEATGFGCSVIMCPAEAGIEKYVSPEETPDGRPGYIVEICHPKKSELEHQLLERLGQCVLTAPTTAVFDAMGEDADEQLKVGFKLKFFGDGYEKKDKVGERTVYKIPIMGGEFIVENKLGVKKGVAGGNFFIMADSNMTALTAAEAAIDAINTVEKTITPFPGGIVASGSKVGYTNPKYKFMVATTNHKMCPTLKGVVEDSEVPEDVNGVYEIVIDGVDEEAIKEATKAGILAATTVKGVKKITAGNYGGKLGKFQIKLRELFE from the coding sequence GTGGAAATAAACGGAGTATTTATAGAAGACACATTTGCAGAGGCATTCCCAATATGGGTTTCAAGAGTTTTAATTACAGCAGCAACAGAGAGACTTGCAAAAATAGCAGCAACAGAAGCAACAGGATTTGGATGTTCAGTTATTATGTGTCCAGCAGAGGCAGGTATTGAAAAATATGTTTCACCAGAAGAAACCCCAGATGGAAGACCAGGATATATTGTAGAAATATGTCATCCTAAAAAATCCGAGCTCGAACATCAATTGTTAGAAAGACTTGGACAGTGCGTTTTAACAGCACCTACCACAGCAGTATTTGATGCTATGGGAGAGGATGCCGATGAACAGTTGAAAGTAGGATTTAAATTGAAATTCTTCGGCGATGGTTATGAGAAAAAAGACAAAGTTGGAGAAAGAACAGTTTATAAAATACCAATAATGGGCGGAGAATTTATAGTAGAAAACAAATTGGGAGTTAAGAAAGGAGTAGCAGGAGGAAACTTTTTTATAATGGCTGACAGTAATATGACAGCTTTAACAGCAGCAGAAGCTGCAATAGATGCTATAAATACAGTAGAAAAAACCATTACACCATTCCCAGGAGGAATAGTTGCATCAGGTAGTAAGGTAGGATATACAAATCCAAAATACAAATTCATGGTAGCTACAACAAACCATAAAATGTGCCCAACATTAAAAGGCGTTGTTGAAGATTCAGAAGTTCCAGAAGATGTAAATGGAGTTTATGAAATTGTAATCGATGGTGTTGATGAAGAAGCTATTAAAGAAGCTACAAAAGCAGGAATTTTAGCAGCTACAACTGTTAAAGGTGTTAAGAAAATCACAGCAGGAAACTACGGTGGAAAATTAGGTAAATTCCAAATAAAATTGAGAGAATTATTTGAATAA
- a CDS encoding serine/threonine protein kinase, translating into MDINKNNANKYSDICNKYNDKYNNIDNLNAIKKFKNHPIICNLVDWNMLNKILKENNIRLIDFVGKGHRGVVFKGLMDDKLVAIKVPRLGAKNTIYHEGNILKEINKFGVAPIVYNFSEDFLIMEFADGITLKDYMNQNDIDKKELLCIIEETLRQCLRLDLHKIDHTEIQGGKHIIVNRNDNKNINKIYIIDFDKAKKRRAHNFTSAMALFFGKCYMANKVKEILNISEDEERYIMELVKLYKKIVLR; encoded by the coding sequence ATGGATATAAATAAAAATAACGCTAATAAATATAGTGATATATGTAATAAATATAACGATAAATACAATAATATTGATAATTTGAATGCTATTAAAAAATTTAAAAATCATCCAATAATTTGTAATTTAGTAGATTGGAATATGCTAAATAAAATTTTAAAAGAAAATAATATAAGATTGATAGATTTTGTAGGTAAGGGACATAGGGGAGTAGTTTTTAAAGGTTTGATGGATGATAAATTAGTTGCCATTAAGGTGCCAAGACTTGGGGCTAAAAATACAATTTATCATGAGGGGAACATACTAAAAGAAATTAACAAATTTGGAGTAGCTCCGATAGTTTATAATTTTTCAGAGGATTTTCTTATTATGGAATTTGCAGATGGTATTACTTTAAAGGACTACATGAATCAAAATGATATTGATAAAAAAGAACTATTGTGTATTATTGAGGAAACACTTAGACAGTGTTTGCGTCTTGATTTACATAAAATAGACCATACAGAGATTCAAGGGGGAAAACACATTATTGTTAATAGAAATGATAATAAAAATATTAATAAGATATACATTATCGATTTTGATAAGGCAAAAAAAAGGAGAGCTCATAACTTCACAAGTGCCATGGCTTTGTTTTTTGGTAAGTGCTATATGGCAAATAAGGTAAAGGAAATATTAAATATCTCTGAGGATGAAGAAAGATATATTATGGAGCTCGTAAAACTTTATAAAAAAATCGTTTTAAGATAA